The Pseudomonas parafulva genome window below encodes:
- a CDS encoding amino acid synthesis family protein, with product MSFEIRKIVTYSEETRIEGGKATDKPVTMVGLAVVIKNPWAGRGFVEDLKPEIRANCSELGALMVERLTAAIGGADKIEAYGKAAVVGADGEIEHASAVIHTLRFGNHYREAVQAKSYLSFTNKRGGPGTSIQIPMMQKDDEGLRSHYITLEMQIEDAPRADEIVVVLGAADGGRLHPRIGNRYIDLEELAAEKASAQ from the coding sequence ATGAGTTTCGAAATCCGCAAGATCGTCACCTACTCCGAAGAAACCCGCATCGAAGGCGGCAAGGCCACCGACAAGCCAGTGACCATGGTCGGCCTGGCCGTGGTGATCAAGAACCCATGGGCCGGTCGCGGTTTCGTTGAAGACCTCAAGCCAGAAATCCGTGCCAACTGCTCCGAGCTGGGCGCCCTCATGGTCGAGCGCCTCACGGCAGCCATCGGCGGCGCGGACAAGATCGAAGCCTACGGCAAGGCAGCGGTAGTGGGTGCCGACGGCGAGATCGAGCACGCCTCGGCGGTGATCCACACCCTGCGTTTCGGCAATCACTACCGCGAGGCCGTGCAGGCCAAGAGCTACCTGAGCTTCACAAACAAGCGCGGCGGCCCTGGCACTTCGATCCAGATCCCGATGATGCAAAAGGACGACGAGGGCCTGCGTTCGCACTACATCACCCTGGAAATGCAGATCGAAGACGCCCCGCGCGCCGACGAGATCGTCGTGGTCCTGGGCGCAGCCGACGGCGGCCGCCTGCATCCGCGCATCGGTAACCGCTACATCGACCTGGAAGAACTGGCGGCCGAGAAAGCCAGCGCCCAATAA
- a CDS encoding NUDIX hydrolase, protein MPNAPRYCPHCTTALDRGVPTGDTHARQHCPACGYIHYINPKIIAGCIIERDGRYLLCQRAIPPRPGTWTLPAGFMEAGETTEQAALREVWEETGVRADIVSPYSIFSVPKISEVYIVFRAIATEETGQFGPETLDYRFFAPEDIPWDEIYYPAIRQILERYILERQAGVYGIYMGNDDSGKVHFMR, encoded by the coding sequence ATGCCCAACGCCCCGCGCTACTGCCCGCACTGCACCACGGCACTGGACCGGGGCGTCCCCACCGGCGACACCCATGCTCGCCAGCACTGCCCGGCCTGCGGCTATATCCACTACATCAATCCGAAGATCATCGCCGGCTGCATCATCGAGCGCGACGGTCGCTACCTGCTGTGCCAGCGCGCCATCCCGCCGCGCCCTGGTACCTGGACGCTGCCAGCCGGGTTCATGGAGGCCGGGGAAACCACCGAGCAGGCGGCGCTGCGCGAGGTGTGGGAGGAGACCGGCGTGCGCGCCGACATCGTCTCGCCTTACTCGATCTTCAGCGTGCCGAAGATCAGCGAGGTGTACATCGTCTTCCGCGCCATCGCCACCGAGGAAACCGGCCAATTCGGCCCCGAAACCCTCGACTACCGTTTCTTCGCACCCGAAGACATTCCCTGGGACGAGATCTACTACCCTGCGATCCGGCAGATCCTCGAGCGCTATATCCTCGAACGCCAGGCAGGTGTGTATGGCATATACATGGGCAACGACGACAGCGGCAAAGTGCACTTCATGCGCTGA
- a CDS encoding flavin reductase family protein produces the protein MIEPGIYKDVMGSFPSGVTVVTTLDPQGGIVGITASAFSALSIEPALVLFCPNYASDTYPILRDSKQFAIHLLSAEQTAEAYAFAGKGKDKAKGIDWHLSELGNPLLAKATAIIECELWREYDGGDHAIIVGAVKNLVLPAEPVTPMLYHKGKLGALPPLG, from the coding sequence ATGATCGAACCTGGCATCTACAAAGACGTGATGGGCTCCTTCCCGTCCGGCGTCACCGTGGTCACCACCCTCGATCCGCAGGGCGGTATCGTCGGCATCACCGCCAGCGCCTTCAGTGCGCTGTCGATCGAACCGGCGCTGGTGTTGTTCTGCCCCAACTACGCCTCCGACACCTACCCGATCCTGCGCGACAGCAAGCAGTTCGCCATCCACCTGCTGTCCGCCGAGCAGACGGCCGAGGCCTATGCCTTCGCGGGCAAAGGCAAGGACAAGGCCAAGGGCATCGACTGGCACCTGAGCGAGCTGGGTAACCCGCTGCTGGCCAAGGCCACGGCGATCATCGAGTGCGAGCTGTGGCGCGAGTACGATGGCGGTGATCATGCGATCATCGTCGGCGCCGTGAAGAACCTGGTGCTGCCGGCCGAACCGGTGACGCCAATGCTCTATCACAAGGGCAAGCTCGGCGCGCTGCCGCCGCTGGGCTGA
- a CDS encoding purine-cytosine permease family protein translates to MSQPSSQHQFVENHTVDHVPPSERHGKARDLFTLWFSTNIAPLPIVTGAMVIQVFHLNLMWGLVAIVMGHLLGGIVIALASAQGPQLGIPQMVQSRGQFGRYGALLIVFFTALIYVGFFISNIVLAGKSIHGIAPSVPMPSAIVIGALSATAIGVIGYRFIHSLNRIGTWVMGSALLAGFIMMFAQDLPADFYSRGAFNLSGFIATVSLGTIWQISFSPYTSDYSRYLPKEIGIAKPFWATYFGATLGTILCFSFGAVAVLCVPEGTDAMDAVKQATGWLGPILMVLFLLNIVSHNALNLYGAVLSIVTAIQTFAARWTPSVRVRVVLASLILLGCALVALNASAGFIGQFIGLILALLLVLVPWASINLVDFYLIKKGVYDIASFFRADGGIYGRFNHHAIVAYVCGILVQLPFANTALYVGPYSNLVEGADLSWLFGLLVTVPLYYCLATRGQPVKAGRVVRVNE, encoded by the coding sequence ATGTCCCAACCGTCGTCGCAACACCAGTTTGTCGAGAATCATACGGTCGATCATGTTCCCCCCTCCGAGCGCCACGGGAAGGCGCGCGACCTGTTCACCCTCTGGTTCAGCACCAACATCGCCCCCCTGCCGATCGTCACCGGCGCGATGGTGATCCAGGTGTTTCACCTGAACCTGATGTGGGGTCTGGTCGCCATCGTGATGGGGCATCTGCTGGGCGGTATCGTCATCGCCCTGGCCTCTGCGCAGGGACCGCAGCTGGGCATTCCGCAGATGGTGCAGAGCCGCGGTCAGTTCGGGCGCTACGGCGCGTTGCTGATCGTGTTCTTCACCGCGTTGATCTACGTCGGCTTCTTCATTTCCAATATCGTCCTGGCGGGCAAGTCGATCCATGGCATCGCCCCGAGCGTGCCGATGCCGAGCGCGATCGTGATCGGCGCCCTGAGCGCTACGGCCATCGGGGTGATCGGCTATCGCTTCATCCATAGCCTGAACCGCATCGGCACCTGGGTGATGGGTTCGGCGCTGCTGGCCGGCTTCATCATGATGTTCGCCCAGGACCTGCCGGCCGACTTCTACAGCCGCGGCGCCTTCAACCTGTCGGGCTTCATCGCCACCGTGTCGCTGGGCACCATCTGGCAGATCAGCTTCTCGCCCTACACCTCGGACTACTCGCGCTATCTGCCCAAGGAAATCGGCATCGCCAAGCCATTCTGGGCGACCTACTTCGGCGCCACCCTGGGCACTATCCTGTGCTTCAGCTTTGGCGCGGTGGCGGTGTTGTGCGTGCCCGAAGGCACCGATGCCATGGATGCGGTGAAGCAGGCCACCGGCTGGCTCGGACCGATTCTGATGGTGCTGTTCCTGCTCAACATCGTCAGTCACAACGCGCTGAATCTGTACGGGGCGGTGCTGTCGATCGTCACCGCGATCCAGACGTTCGCCGCTCGGTGGACGCCGAGCGTGCGCGTGCGGGTGGTGCTGGCTTCGCTGATTCTGCTGGGCTGTGCGCTGGTGGCACTCAACGCCTCGGCCGGCTTCATCGGTCAGTTCATCGGCTTGATCCTGGCACTGCTGCTGGTGCTGGTGCCCTGGGCGTCGATCAACCTGGTGGACTTCTACCTGATCAAGAAGGGCGTGTACGACATCGCCTCGTTCTTCCGCGCAGATGGCGGCATCTATGGACGCTTCAACCATCACGCCATCGTCGCCTACGTGTGCGGGATTCTGGTGCAGTTGCCGTTCGCCAATACCGCGCTGTATGTGGGGCCCTACTCGAATCTTGTCGAAGGTGCGGACTTGTCGTGGTTGTTCGGTCTGCTGGTGACCGTGCCGCTTTACTACTGCCTGGCCACGCGCGGGCAGCCGGTGAAGGCGGGGAGGGTGGTGCGGGTAAATGAATGA
- a CDS encoding LLM class flavin-dependent oxidoreductase yields the protein MKFSLFVHMERWDDQVSHRQLFEDLTELTLMAERGGFSTVWIGEHHAMEYTISPSPMPLLAYLAARTETIRLGAGTIIAPFWNPIRVAGECALLDVISNGRMEVGLARGAYQFEFDRMAGGMPATDGGKALREMVPAVRALWQGDYAHQGEVYNFPTSTSVPKPVQAGMPPMWIAARDPDSHNFAVKHGCNVMVTPLMKGDEEVLDLKNKFQAALDNNPEVPRPQLMVLRHTHVHSPADPDGWKVGAQAISRFYRTFDAWFGNKTTPVDGFLEPSPESKFAEVPAFALDNIRKNTMIGTPEEIIARIRYYQALGVDEFSFWCDNSLPHEEKRKSLELFIKEVVPAFA from the coding sequence ATGAAATTTTCGCTGTTCGTGCACATGGAACGTTGGGATGACCAGGTCAGCCACCGCCAACTGTTCGAGGACCTGACCGAACTGACCCTGATGGCCGAGCGCGGCGGATTCAGCACGGTCTGGATCGGCGAACACCACGCCATGGAATACACCATCTCGCCAAGCCCAATGCCGCTGCTGGCCTACCTGGCCGCCCGCACCGAAACCATTCGCCTGGGCGCCGGCACCATCATCGCGCCGTTCTGGAACCCGATCCGCGTGGCGGGCGAATGCGCCCTGCTCGATGTCATCAGCAACGGCCGCATGGAAGTGGGTCTGGCCCGCGGCGCCTACCAGTTCGAGTTCGACCGCATGGCCGGCGGTATGCCCGCCACCGACGGCGGCAAGGCCCTGCGCGAAATGGTCCCGGCGGTGCGCGCGCTGTGGCAGGGCGACTACGCCCACCAAGGCGAGGTGTACAACTTCCCCACCTCGACCAGCGTGCCCAAGCCGGTACAGGCGGGCATGCCGCCGATGTGGATCGCTGCGCGCGACCCGGACTCGCACAACTTCGCGGTCAAGCATGGCTGCAACGTCATGGTCACCCCATTGATGAAGGGCGACGAGGAAGTGCTGGACCTGAAAAACAAGTTCCAGGCCGCTCTGGATAACAACCCCGAGGTGCCACGCCCGCAACTGATGGTGCTGCGCCACACCCACGTGCACAGCCCGGCCGACCCGGACGGCTGGAAAGTCGGCGCCCAGGCCATCTCGCGCTTCTACCGCACCTTCGACGCCTGGTTCGGCAACAAGACCACGCCGGTCGATGGTTTCCTGGAGCCGAGCCCGGAGTCCAAGTTCGCCGAAGTGCCGGCGTTCGCGCTGGACAACATCCGCAAGAACACCATGATCGGCACCCCCGAAGAAATCATCGCGCGCATCCGCTACTACCAGGCGTTAGGTGTCGATGAGTTCAGCTTCTGGTGCGACAACAGCCTGCCGCACGAAGAAAAGCGCAAGTCGCTGGAGCTGTTCATCAAGGAAGTGGTCCCGGCCTTTGCCTGA
- a CDS encoding alpha/beta fold hydrolase translates to MIQPVAERTPAGTSYLSLGQGQPVVLIHGVGLNKEMWGGQFVGLAADYRVIAYDMLGHGQSARPAVDTDLQGYAAQLVELLDHLQIAQATVIGFSMGGLIARAFALHYPQRLSALVVLNSVFNRSPEQSAGVIARAAQAAELGPDANVDAALERWFSREYKAANPAQVAAIRQVLAGNDPQGYHTTYSLFATQDMYREADLGSIQVPTLIATGELDTGSTPAMTRQLAARIPGARSVVLAEQRHMMPVEAPRDVNRMLLDFLREARTLTESAKGIVA, encoded by the coding sequence ATGATTCAGCCTGTCGCTGAACGTACACCGGCCGGGACCAGCTACCTGAGCCTCGGCCAGGGCCAACCCGTGGTGCTGATCCACGGCGTGGGCCTGAACAAGGAAATGTGGGGCGGACAATTCGTCGGCCTGGCCGCCGATTACCGGGTCATCGCCTACGACATGCTCGGCCATGGCCAGAGCGCTCGCCCCGCTGTCGATACCGACCTGCAAGGCTACGCCGCGCAACTGGTCGAGTTGCTCGATCATCTGCAGATCGCCCAGGCCACCGTGATCGGCTTCTCCATGGGCGGGCTGATCGCTCGCGCCTTCGCCCTGCACTATCCGCAGCGGCTGTCGGCGCTGGTGGTGCTCAACAGCGTGTTCAACCGCAGCCCCGAGCAAAGCGCCGGGGTCATCGCCCGCGCCGCCCAGGCCGCCGAACTGGGCCCGGACGCCAACGTCGATGCGGCGCTGGAGCGCTGGTTCAGCCGTGAATACAAGGCCGCCAATCCGGCCCAGGTCGCGGCCATCCGTCAGGTGCTGGCCGGCAACGACCCGCAGGGCTACCACACCACCTATTCGCTGTTCGCCACCCAGGACATGTACCGCGAAGCCGACCTGGGCAGCATCCAGGTGCCGACGCTGATCGCCACCGGCGAACTCGACACCGGCTCCACCCCGGCCATGACCCGCCAGCTCGCCGCGCGCATTCCCGGCGCCCGCAGCGTGGTGCTGGCCGAGCAACGGCATATGATGCCGGTGGAAGCCCCACGTGACGTCAACCGCATGCTGCTGGACTTCCTGCGCGAAGCGCGCACCCTCACCGAATCCGCCAAGGGGATAGTTGCATGA
- a CDS encoding GntR family transcriptional regulator → MKRQPLDDSFKVNRNPVTLREIVLDKLRAAIMNFHLLPGDRLVERDLCDRLGVSRTSVREALRHLESEGLVEFADAKGPRVAIITLEDARDIYELRCVLEGLIVQLFTLNAKAKDIRALERALEVNREALEEGELQQVLDSVQGFYDVLLEGSGNHVAATQLRQLQARISYLRATSVSQQNRRGASNREMEKMVEAIKSGDPKAAHQASVDHVRAAAKVALEYLRQKQDDNAQVRDIVAPLALKDPRIGR, encoded by the coding sequence ATGAAACGCCAGCCACTCGACGACAGCTTCAAGGTCAACCGCAACCCCGTCACGCTCCGCGAAATCGTGCTCGACAAGCTGCGCGCGGCGATCATGAACTTCCACCTGCTGCCCGGCGACCGCCTGGTCGAGCGCGACCTCTGTGACCGCCTGGGCGTCAGCCGCACCTCGGTGCGTGAAGCGCTGCGTCACCTGGAGTCCGAAGGCCTGGTGGAGTTCGCCGACGCCAAGGGCCCGCGAGTGGCAATCATCACCTTGGAGGATGCGCGCGACATCTACGAGCTGCGCTGCGTACTCGAAGGGCTGATCGTCCAACTGTTCACCCTCAACGCCAAGGCCAAGGACATCCGCGCCCTCGAGCGTGCCCTGGAAGTGAACCGTGAAGCGCTGGAAGAAGGCGAGCTGCAGCAGGTGCTCGATTCGGTGCAAGGCTTCTACGATGTGCTGCTCGAAGGCTCGGGCAACCACGTCGCCGCCACCCAGTTGCGCCAGTTGCAGGCCCGCATCAGCTACCTGCGCGCCACCTCGGTGTCGCAGCAGAACCGCCGTGGGGCCAGCAACCGGGAGATGGAGAAGATGGTCGAGGCGATCAAGAGCGGCGACCCGAAAGCAGCGCACCAGGCCTCCGTCGATCACGTGCGCGCCGCCGCCAAGGTGGCCCTTGAGTACCTGCGCCAGAAGCAGGACGACAACGCCCAGGTGCGCGACATCGTCGCGCCCTTGGCCCTGAAGGACCCTCGCATAGGCCGCTGA
- the pcaC gene encoding 4-carboxymuconolactone decarboxylase, translating into MSNEKYEKGLQIRTQVLGEAYVNRSMQNADDFTKPLQDLVTEYCWGHVWGRDGLSLKERSMINLAMISALNRPHELKLHIRGALRNGLSREQIREILLQVGIYCGVPAAVDSFRLAREAFAEADAEPTR; encoded by the coding sequence ATGAGCAACGAGAAGTACGAAAAAGGCCTGCAGATCCGCACCCAGGTGCTGGGCGAGGCGTACGTCAACCGTTCGATGCAGAACGCCGACGATTTCACCAAGCCGCTGCAGGACCTGGTCACCGAATACTGCTGGGGCCATGTCTGGGGCCGTGACGGCTTGTCGCTCAAAGAGCGCAGCATGATAAACTTGGCGATGATTTCCGCCCTCAACCGCCCCCACGAGCTCAAGCTGCACATCCGCGGCGCTTTGCGTAATGGTCTGAGCCGGGAACAGATTCGTGAAATCCTGCTCCAGGTCGGCATCTATTGCGGCGTACCCGCGGCGGTGGACAGCTTCCGCCTGGCCCGCGAAGCGTTCGCCGAAGCCGACGCGGAGCCCACCCGTTAA
- a CDS encoding aldehyde dehydrogenase, with amino-acid sequence MTLVRFQMCIDGQWRDAQSGKTFDSLDPSTAQAWAQLPDADAQDVELAVQAAQRAFDNPAWRSLTATARGKLLRRLGDLIAENKEHLAQLESRDNGKLIRETRGQVGYLPEFFHYTAGLADKLEGGTLPLDKPDLFAYTVHEPIGVVAGIIPWNSPLYLTAIKLAPALAAGNTIVLKPSEHASATILELARLALEAGFPAGVVNVVTGYGPSTGAALTRHPLVRKIAFTGGAVTARHVVRSSAENFAKLSLELGGKSPNIIFADADLDSAINGAVAGIYAASGQSCVAGSRLLVQDEIFDEFVARLIERAKRIRIGNPQDEASEMGPMATAQQLAVVEGLVAAAQAEGAKLRLGGKRAEVEGDGWFYEPTLFECDSHSMTIMQEEVFGPVAAVIRFKTEEQALAMANDSQFGLAAGIWTRDLGRAHRLARDVRSGIIWVNTYRAVSAMAPIGGFKNSGYGRESGIDSVLAYTELKTVWINLSTAPMPDPFVMR; translated from the coding sequence ATGACCCTCGTTCGTTTCCAGATGTGCATCGACGGCCAGTGGCGCGATGCCCAGAGCGGCAAGACCTTCGACAGCCTCGATCCTTCCACCGCCCAGGCTTGGGCGCAATTGCCCGATGCCGACGCGCAGGACGTCGAACTGGCCGTGCAGGCCGCCCAACGCGCCTTCGACAACCCAGCCTGGCGCAGCCTCACCGCCACTGCGCGCGGCAAGTTGCTGCGCCGCCTCGGCGACCTGATCGCCGAGAACAAGGAACACCTGGCGCAACTGGAAAGCCGTGACAACGGCAAGCTGATCCGCGAGACCCGCGGCCAGGTCGGCTATCTGCCGGAGTTCTTCCACTACACCGCCGGTCTGGCCGACAAGCTCGAAGGCGGCACCCTGCCGCTGGACAAGCCCGACCTGTTCGCCTACACCGTGCACGAGCCGATCGGCGTGGTAGCGGGCATCATCCCCTGGAACAGCCCGTTGTACTTGACCGCGATCAAGCTGGCCCCGGCACTGGCCGCCGGTAACACCATCGTCCTCAAGCCGTCCGAGCACGCCTCGGCGACCATTCTCGAACTGGCCCGCCTGGCCCTCGAGGCAGGCTTCCCTGCGGGCGTGGTCAACGTGGTGACGGGCTACGGCCCCAGTACCGGTGCCGCCCTCACCCGTCACCCGCTGGTGCGCAAGATCGCCTTCACCGGCGGCGCCGTCACGGCCCGCCATGTGGTGCGCAGCAGTGCCGAAAACTTCGCCAAGCTGTCGCTGGAACTGGGCGGCAAGTCGCCCAACATCATCTTCGCCGACGCCGACCTGGACAGTGCCATCAATGGCGCGGTCGCAGGTATCTACGCCGCCTCCGGGCAAAGCTGCGTGGCCGGTTCGCGCCTGCTGGTGCAGGACGAGATCTTCGATGAGTTCGTCGCACGCCTGATCGAGCGCGCCAAGCGTATTCGTATCGGCAACCCGCAGGACGAGGCCAGCGAAATGGGCCCCATGGCCACGGCCCAGCAACTGGCGGTGGTGGAAGGCCTGGTGGCCGCGGCCCAGGCCGAAGGCGCCAAGCTGCGCCTGGGCGGCAAGCGCGCCGAGGTCGAGGGCGACGGCTGGTTCTACGAACCGACCCTGTTCGAATGCGACAGCCATTCGATGACCATCATGCAAGAGGAAGTGTTCGGTCCGGTCGCGGCAGTGATCCGCTTCAAGACCGAGGAACAGGCCCTGGCCATGGCCAACGACTCGCAGTTCGGCCTGGCCGCCGGCATCTGGACCCGCGACCTGGGCCGAGCCCATCGCCTGGCGCGCGACGTGCGCTCGGGCATCATCTGGGTCAACACCTATCGCGCCGTTTCGGCCATGGCGCCGATCGGCGGTTTCAAGAACAGCGGCTACGGCCGTGAGAGCGGCATCGATTCGGTGCTCGCCTATACCGAGCTGAAGACCGTGTGGATCAACTTGTCCACCGCGCCGATGCCCGATCCGTTTGTGATGCGTTGA
- a CDS encoding flavin reductase family protein, translated as MIDATLYKHVLGSFPSGVTVITTLDDDGSVVGLTASAFSSLSMDPPLVLFCPNYSSDSYPVLIKQKRFAIHLLSGDQQAEAYAFAKKGKDKANGIEWTLSALGNPLLTGATAIIECELWREYEGGDHAIMVGKVHNLIVPDEAPSPMIYCRGKMASLPALA; from the coding sequence ATGATCGACGCAACCCTCTATAAGCACGTCCTGGGCTCCTTCCCCTCCGGCGTCACCGTCATCACCACCCTGGACGACGACGGCTCGGTCGTCGGCCTCACTGCCAGCGCTTTTTCCTCCCTGTCGATGGACCCGCCGTTGGTGCTGTTCTGCCCCAACTACAGCTCCGACTCCTACCCCGTGCTGATCAAGCAGAAGCGCTTCGCCATCCATCTGCTCTCCGGCGATCAGCAGGCCGAAGCCTATGCGTTCGCGAAAAAGGGCAAGGACAAGGCCAACGGCATCGAGTGGACCCTGAGCGCCTTGGGCAATCCCCTGCTGACCGGTGCCACGGCGATCATCGAGTGCGAGCTGTGGCGCGAATACGAAGGCGGCGATCACGCCATCATGGTGGGCAAGGTGCACAACCTGATCGTCCCCGACGAGGCCCCCAGCCCGATGATCTATTGCCGCGGCAAGATGGCCAGCCTGCCCGCGCTCGCCTGA
- a CDS encoding methyl-accepting chemotaxis protein, with protein MFCLDPATRRPPRACLPHPRSSEMQLRNMKIGIRAACVFALLGVLVLIMGLVALYETRRMDSATDEIRVTWMPAIIALNEVGTSLGRARALTLRSVIEEDPTARQATLSHIGDINNELAEGIKTYEATIEEQDDRALFNTFTRLSERYHGLQKSIREAAANGDIAQAQRLVNGPLAEYADTMMKALGELMQYNTNGADKASQLSSDTYDEAFLLIVAALVTILIALAAIAVLLTRSIVLPLGEAVRVAERVATGDLTQEIHIVGRDEPALLLRALSRMQQNLRDTIRQIAASSDQLASASEELHTVTEDTSRGLHQQSAEIDQAATAVNQMTAAVEEVANNAVSTADASKGADQTTRDGRDQVNQALSSIQHLVEDVTGTSSEIEALATSANEISRVLDVIGSIAGQTNLLALNAAIEAARAGEAGRGFAVVADEVRALAHRTQQSTAEIEQMIGGIQTGTERAVGSMHSSQGRASGTLKVAQAAGQALELIAEAIAAINQRNLVIASASEQQAQVAREVDRNLVNIRDLAMQTSAGANQTSAAAQDLSRLAVELNGMVAKFKV; from the coding sequence ATGTTTTGCCTAGATCCCGCGACACGCCGGCCACCGAGGGCCTGCCTGCCACATCCAAGGAGTAGCGAGATGCAGTTAAGGAATATGAAGATCGGAATCAGGGCGGCGTGTGTCTTCGCACTGCTGGGCGTGCTGGTGCTGATCATGGGCCTGGTCGCCCTGTACGAGACCCGGCGCATGGACAGCGCCACCGACGAAATCCGCGTGACCTGGATGCCGGCGATCATCGCCCTCAATGAGGTCGGTACCAGCCTGGGCCGGGCCCGTGCACTCACCTTGCGCAGCGTGATCGAAGAAGACCCCACCGCACGCCAAGCCACGCTCAGCCACATCGGCGACATCAACAACGAGCTTGCCGAAGGTATCAAGACCTACGAGGCTACCATCGAGGAACAGGACGACCGCGCCCTGTTCAACACCTTCACCCGCTTGTCCGAGCGCTACCACGGCCTGCAGAAGTCCATCCGCGAGGCTGCCGCCAATGGCGATATCGCCCAGGCCCAGCGCCTGGTCAACGGCCCGCTCGCCGAATACGCCGACACCATGATGAAAGCCCTCGGCGAGTTGATGCAGTACAACACCAACGGCGCGGACAAAGCCTCTCAACTGAGCAGCGACACCTACGACGAAGCCTTCCTGCTGATCGTCGCCGCGCTGGTCACCATTCTCATCGCCCTGGCCGCCATCGCCGTGTTGCTGACCCGCAGTATCGTGCTGCCCTTGGGCGAGGCCGTGCGGGTAGCCGAACGCGTGGCCACCGGTGACCTCACCCAAGAGATTCACATCGTCGGCCGTGACGAGCCGGCCTTGCTGCTGCGCGCCCTGAGCCGCATGCAGCAGAACCTGCGCGACACCATCCGGCAGATCGCAGCGTCCTCAGACCAACTGGCCTCGGCCTCCGAAGAGCTGCACACGGTCACCGAAGACACCAGCCGCGGCCTGCATCAGCAGAGTGCCGAGATCGATCAGGCGGCCACTGCCGTCAACCAAATGACGGCGGCGGTAGAAGAAGTGGCGAACAACGCGGTCAGCACGGCCGATGCGTCCAAAGGCGCCGACCAGACCACCCGCGACGGCCGCGATCAGGTCAACCAGGCCTTGAGCTCGATCCAGCATCTGGTCGAAGACGTTACCGGCACCTCCAGCGAGATCGAAGCGCTGGCCACCAGCGCCAATGAGATCAGCCGCGTACTGGATGTGATTGGCTCGATTGCCGGGCAGACCAACCTGCTGGCACTCAACGCGGCCATCGAAGCGGCGCGCGCGGGCGAAGCCGGACGCGGCTTCGCCGTGGTGGCTGACGAGGTGCGGGCACTGGCGCACCGCACGCAGCAGTCCACGGCGGAAATCGAACAGATGATCGGTGGTATCCAGACCGGCACCGAGCGCGCCGTCGGTTCGATGCACAGCAGTCAGGGGCGTGCCAGCGGCACCTTGAAAGTGGCCCAGGCCGCTGGCCAAGCGCTGGAGTTGATCGCCGAGGCCATCGCGGCGATCAACCAGCGCAACCTGGTGATCGCCAGTGCCTCGGAACAGCAAGCGCAGGTGGCCCGCGAAGTGGACCGTAATCTGGTCAACATCCGTGACCTGGCGATGCAGACCTCGGCGGGAGCCAACCAGACCAGCGCGGCGGCGCAGGACCTATCGCGCCTGGCGGTGGAGTTGAATGGGATGGTGGCGAAGTTCAAAGTCTGA